One window from the genome of Breoghania sp. L-A4 encodes:
- a CDS encoding heavy metal translocating P-type ATPase, giving the protein MTAAPTSTSKTLADLDIEVPAPGSCCSKNKAAPPATPAPVTRPGSEPPGPSQTLRLDVTGMSCASCAGRVESALKSVPGVRDATINLALERADVMAGTTVTAADLVAAVEHAGYGARPRAEDPAARRAANERAEAENAAEERRTLLILILSALLTLPLVAQMIAMVTPLPVHLSPWIELALATPVQVIAGARFYRGAFKALRGGSANMDVLVALGTSAAYFYSVFRVLNDGMAAQEHLYFEASAVILTLVIFGKLLEARAKRSTTAAVRTLMALRPETANRLGDGGVTTVAVSELRLGDHVLVRPGERVPVDGTVVEGASELDEALITGESLPVTKTQGSEVTAGTINGSGALTVEATALGEDTTLSRIIRLVENAQSGKAPVQKLVDKVASIFVPVVVVIALATFAGWWLATADFEAAMIAAVSVLVIACPCALGLATPTALVAGTGAAARSGILVKDISALETAARVDTVVFDKTGTLTEGRPEVTDIHAFDGKTDRLLRIAASAQMASEHPLAHAMVRAAEAKGLTLSRPAKAEARVGEGLVAEVAGEPVAIGNAALIDSLGIDHFTADTLRRQMEEQAKTTVMVAIAGRVVGVIAMADRPRDSAREGVADLKARGVRAQMITGDTQTVARAIADAIGLDDIAAGVKPAGKSTAIEALRNKGAVVAMVGDGVNDAPALAAADIGIAMGTGADVAMETAGITLMRSDPRLVAAALDVSRATVKKIRQNLFWAFIYNVVGIPLAAAGLLSPAIAGAAMAMSSVSVVTNAGLLRRWKAKV; this is encoded by the coding sequence ATGACCGCCGCGCCCACATCCACCTCCAAAACCCTTGCCGACCTGGACATCGAAGTCCCGGCCCCCGGCTCGTGCTGCAGCAAGAACAAGGCCGCGCCGCCGGCGACGCCCGCCCCTGTGACCAGGCCTGGGTCCGAACCCCCTGGCCCGTCTCAGACGCTGCGGCTCGATGTCACCGGCATGTCCTGCGCCTCCTGCGCCGGCCGCGTTGAGAGCGCGCTGAAATCAGTGCCGGGCGTGCGCGATGCGACCATCAATCTTGCGCTGGAACGCGCCGACGTCATGGCGGGGACGACGGTCACTGCCGCAGATCTGGTCGCGGCGGTGGAGCACGCGGGCTACGGCGCCCGGCCGCGCGCCGAGGATCCCGCCGCCCGCCGCGCCGCCAATGAGCGCGCGGAGGCCGAGAACGCGGCGGAGGAACGGCGCACCCTCCTGATCCTGATCCTCTCGGCGTTGCTGACGCTGCCGCTGGTGGCGCAGATGATCGCCATGGTCACGCCTCTGCCTGTGCATTTGTCGCCATGGATCGAACTGGCGCTCGCGACTCCCGTGCAGGTGATCGCCGGCGCGCGGTTCTATCGCGGCGCCTTCAAGGCGCTGCGAGGCGGCTCCGCCAACATGGACGTGCTGGTGGCGCTGGGCACATCCGCCGCCTATTTCTATTCCGTCTTCCGGGTGCTGAACGATGGCATGGCCGCGCAGGAGCATCTGTACTTCGAGGCCTCCGCGGTGATCCTGACGCTGGTGATCTTCGGCAAGCTACTGGAGGCGCGCGCCAAACGCTCCACCACGGCCGCCGTACGCACGCTGATGGCGCTTCGGCCCGAGACCGCGAACCGGCTGGGCGACGGCGGCGTCACTACGGTGGCGGTGTCGGAATTGCGGCTTGGCGATCACGTCCTGGTGCGGCCGGGCGAACGCGTGCCCGTCGACGGCACCGTGGTGGAGGGCGCCAGCGAGCTGGACGAGGCGCTGATCACCGGAGAGAGCCTGCCGGTCACCAAGACGCAAGGATCCGAGGTGACGGCCGGCACGATCAACGGCTCCGGCGCGCTGACTGTGGAAGCCACCGCGCTGGGCGAGGACACGACATTGTCGCGCATCATCCGGCTGGTGGAGAACGCGCAGAGCGGCAAGGCGCCGGTGCAGAAGCTTGTCGACAAGGTGGCGTCGATCTTCGTGCCGGTCGTCGTGGTGATCGCGCTGGCGACCTTCGCCGGCTGGTGGCTGGCGACCGCCGATTTCGAAGCCGCCATGATTGCCGCCGTCTCGGTGCTGGTGATCGCTTGCCCCTGCGCGCTGGGCCTGGCGACGCCGACCGCGCTTGTGGCCGGCACGGGGGCGGCCGCACGCTCCGGCATCCTGGTCAAGGACATTTCCGCGCTGGAAACCGCGGCGCGCGTCGACACGGTGGTCTTCGACAAGACCGGCACGCTAACCGAGGGCCGCCCCGAGGTCACCGATATCCATGCATTCGACGGCAAGACCGACCGGCTGCTTCGGATCGCGGCTTCCGCCCAGATGGCGAGCGAGCATCCGCTGGCGCACGCCATGGTCCGCGCGGCCGAGGCCAAGGGGCTGACGCTCTCGCGCCCGGCCAAGGCGGAGGCGCGCGTCGGCGAGGGACTGGTGGCCGAGGTGGCGGGCGAGCCGGTGGCCATCGGCAACGCGGCGCTGATCGACAGCCTGGGCATCGACCACTTCACCGCCGACACCCTGCGCCGGCAGATGGAGGAACAGGCCAAGACCACCGTCATGGTGGCGATCGCCGGCCGCGTGGTCGGCGTCATCGCCATGGCCGACCGGCCGCGCGACAGCGCCCGCGAGGGCGTCGCGGACCTGAAGGCGCGCGGCGTGCGCGCGCAGATGATAACCGGCGACACGCAAACGGTGGCCCGCGCCATTGCCGACGCGATCGGGCTGGACGACATCGCGGCCGGCGTGAAGCCCGCGGGCAAGAGCACCGCGATCGAAGCCTTGAGAAACAAGGGCGCCGTCGTCGCCATGGTCGGCGACGGGGTGAACGACGCGCCGGCGCTCGCCGCCGCCGACATCGGCATCGCCATGGGCACCGGCGCGGATGTGGCGATGGAGACCGCGGGCATCACCCTGATGCGCTCCGATCCGCGCCTTGTGGCCGCCGCCCTGGACGTGTCGCGCGCCACGGTGAAAAAAATCCGCCAGAACCTGTTCTGGGCGTTCATCTACAACGTTGTGGGCATCCCGCTGGCGGCCGCCGGCCTGCTGTCGCCGGCGATCGCGGGTGCCGCCATGGCGATGAGCTCGGTCTCGGTGGTCACCAATGCAGGGCTTTTGCGGCGCTGGAAGGCGAAGGTGTAA